From a single Lolium rigidum isolate FL_2022 chromosome 7, APGP_CSIRO_Lrig_0.1, whole genome shotgun sequence genomic region:
- the LOC124674942 gene encoding 2-methylpropanoate--CoA ligase CCL4-like → MDKLGANPANSSPLTPLGFLERAATVYGDCPSVVYHDTVFTWSQTYRRCLRLASALVALGVSRRDVVSVLLPNVPAMYEAQFGVPMSGAVLNSINTRLDARTVSVLLRHSGSKLILVDPALLPVLADALRLLPPGHPAPRVVLVEDPHEKEFPPAPAAALTYERLLERGDPEFKWVRPASEWDPMILNYTSGTTSAPKGVVHCHRGIFVVTMDSLVSWAVPEQPTYLWTLPLFHANGWSFPWGMAVVGGTNVCLRRVLAGEVYDTIARNKVTHLCGAPVVLNMLANAPEGVRKPLPGKVQILTAGAPPPAAVLHRTEAIGFDVSHGYGLTETAGLVLMCAWKGEWNRLPAAERARLKARQGVRTPGMAEVDIVDGDTGRSVPRDGATMGEIVLRGGCVTMGYFKDEEATRAAIRDDGWFYTGDVGVMHPDGYLEIRDRSKDVIISGGENISSVEVESVLYGHPAVNEAAVVARPDEFWGETPCAFVSLKDGSAGKVSAAEVIAWSRERMAGYMVPKTVVFRAELPKTSTGKIQKYVLRNLAKEMGPTRRGVSSSKM, encoded by the exons ATGGACAAGCTCGGCGCGAACCCGGCCAACTCGAGCCCGCTCACGCCGCTGGGCTTCCTGGAGCGCGCCGCCACCGTGTACGGCGACTGCCCCTCCGTCGTCTACCACGACACCGTCTTCACCTGGTCCCAGACCTACCGCCGCTGCCTCCGCCTCGCCTCCGCCCTCGTCGCTCTCGGCGTCTCCCGCCGCGACGTC GTGTCCGTGCTGCTGCCGAACGTGCCGGCCATGTACGAGGCGCAGTTCGGGGTGCCGATGAGCGGCGCCGTGCTCAACAGCATCAACACGCGCCTCGACGCGCGCACCGTGTCCGTCCTGCTCCGCCACTCCGGCTCCAAGCTCATCCTCGTTGACCCTGCTCTGCTCCCGGTCCTCGCCgacgcgctccgcctcctcccgccggGCCACCCGGCCCCGCGCGTGGTGCTCGTCGAGGACCCGCACGAGAAGGAGTTCCCTCCGGCGCCAGCGGCGGCTCTGACGTACGAGAGGCTCCTGGAGAGGGGCGACCCGGAGTTCAAGTGGGTGCGGCCGGCGAGCGAGTGGGACCCGATGATACTCAACTACACCTCCGGCACCACGTCGGCGCCCAAGGGCGTCGTGCACTGCCACCGCGGCATCTTCGTGGTGACCATGGATTCTTTGGTCAGCTGGGCGGTGCCGGAGCAGCCGACGTACCTGTGGACGCTGCCCCTGTTCCACGCCAACGGGTGGAGCTTCCCGTGGGGGATGGCCGTGGTGGGCGGCACCAACGTCTGCCTCCGGCGCGTCCTCGCCGGTGAGGTCTACGACACCATCGCGCGCAACAAAGTCACGCACCTCTGCGGCGCGCCGGTCGTGCTCAACATGCTTGCCAACGCGCCGGAGGGCGTGCGAAAGCCTCTCCCGGGGAAGGTACAGATCCTCACGGCCGGCGCGCCGCCCCCGGCCGCCGTGCTGCACCGCACGGAGGCGATAGGCTTCGACGTGAGCCACGGGTACGGTTTGACGGAGACGGCGGGTCTGGTTCTGATGTGCGCGTGGAAGGGCGAATGGAACCGGCTCCCCGCAGCAGAGCGCGCGCGGCTCAAGGCGAGGCAGGGCGTGCGCACGCCCGGCATGGCGGAGGTGGACATCGTGGACGGCGACACCGGCCGCAGCGTGCCGCGGGACGGCGCCACCATGGGCGAGATCGTGCTCCGCGGCGGCTGCGTCACCATGGGGTACTTCAAGGACGAGGAGGCGACGAGGGCGGCCATCCGGGACGACGGCTGGTTCTACACGGGCGACGTGGGCGTGATGCACCCGGACGGGTACCTGGAGATCCGGGACCGGTCCAAGGACGTGATCATCAGCGGCGGCGAGAACATCAGCAGCGTGGAGGTGGAGTCGGTGCTGTACGGGCACCCGGCGGTGaacgaggcggcggtggtggcgcggcccGACGAGTTCTGGGGCGAGACGCCGTGCGCGTTCGTGAGCCTCAAGGACGGGTCGGCGGGGAAGGTGAGCGCGGCGGAGGTGATCGCGTGGAGCCGGGAGCGCATGGCCGGGTACATGGTGCCCAAGACGGTCGTGTTCCGCGCCGAGCTGCCCAAGACGTCGACCGGCAAGATTCAGAAGTACGTGCTCCGGAACCTCGCCAAGGAGATGGGACCAACTCGCCGGGGCGTCAGCAGCAGCAAGATGTAG